A stretch of DNA from Telopea speciosissima isolate NSW1024214 ecotype Mountain lineage chromosome 5, Tspe_v1, whole genome shotgun sequence:
ACGGTTCCTCTGAGTGCTACTTCGGCATCAACCTTAAACCAATGTGCAAGCCATCCGAGGTTTCCTATACAATCTTGCCCATCTTTGCCTACTTCGAGTTCCTCCCCCAAGAACCCACATCGTCTACACTGAGTGGCGGCATCGACTCATCTCCCCAACTGGTTGACCTGGTCGACGTGGAAGTCGGTAAGGAGTACGAAGTTGTGGTCACCACATATGGCGGTCTTTATAGGTACCGAGTTGGGGACATACTCCGGGTCACCGGGTTCCATAACTCGGCTCCTCAATTCCAGTTCGTGAAGAGGAAGAACGTCTTGCTGAGTATCGACACGGACAAGACCGATGAGGCCGATTTGCAGAAAGCAGTGGAGAACGCGTCGGAATTGCTGCAAGAGTACAAAACGAGCGTGGTGGACTACACGAGCTATGCTGATACCAAGAGTATTCCGGGGCATTATGTGATATACTGGGAGTTGCTGGTGAAGGACCCGGAGAACACGCCGAGTGATGAGGTGATGAAGCAGTGTTGTCTTGCCATGGAAGAGTCACTGAATTCTGTTTACAGACAAGGGAGAGTGGAGGAGAACTCGATCGGAGCTCTGGAGATAAGGGTGGTGAAAAGCGGGATATTTGAGGAACTCATGGACTTCGCCATCTCAAGGGGAGCCGCCATTAATCAATACAAGGTGCCGAGGTGCGTCAACTTCACACCTATCATGGAGCTTCTCGATTCCAAGGTCCTCTCCTCTCATTTTAGCCCTGCTTGCCCTCATTGGACTCCAGAATGAGGACGGTGACGATATGCCAATAATAAACtgaataagaagagaaaaataaataaaattcccCTTATTGTTAATATTTATTCTAATTAGGGTAGGCTTTTCGTAAGTTAATTTCGTCTCTTTTTCTCCAAcgatgatcttcttcttctctctgtctctcttgctctctttcgTGCAAATGCATGTgcttgggggtgggggtgggggtggcaAGAATTTGTAAATTAGGTGAAATCAGGGAGGTAGTGTGGTCCATTTCACATGTTCACCTTATATTGAAAACTTAAACTGAAGAAGGCTCAAAGAAGCAGAGCATGTGCGAATCGGTAGGAGAGAAACGCATGCATTAACAGTTAACAATACACTTATGTTTGTTGCTCGTTTTTCTTAATAAGGAGTTATTAGGATAATATTTTATTCCCAAAATGAAACTGAacgttaaaaaacaaaaaatacaattcTCTATGAGCATTAGATATATGGAATATAAGCAGTAAATTAATCGTTATTTAATTCCTTGACTGTGGTTTTCGGTTGAGTGAGAGACGGAAGTGAATTATCATCATAGTTTAAGATCTCGCGATATATTGGTATCTCGGGCTTGTCGAGATGGCCGAAATATactgaaatattcgaaatattgtcgaaatatggtattttttctgtcatatttcggcagtccatctcggtgggttttttgcCATATTAAGGCTTGATACTTCATGTAATTATTTAaactaaataaacacatttaaactttcatattgcaaaaaaaatgaactcaaagtggtgttttgggtatgcacccttgattgacagtatacagTCGCCGACCccgatgtataaatagttaatacattgtttaagtactaaaggacataataagaaatttaaacaaagtaatgaaacacaaataaagtcaaatgtagcatttagtttaaactcataaaatcataagtgcataagttcataagtcataacttataaactccataatagtcaatagttcaatactcaatacacaaattatttctacgaaatatacTAAAATATatcgaaatttaccgaaatatggtACTCAATACACAATATTTCTatgaaatataccaaaatataccaaaatttctaCGGAaattgaacttttttcattttagaagcccatctcgtctcggtagtgtcgaaattaccgaaatttcgacgatatatcgcaaaattttgaaccatgattaTCATGAGATGTCGAATCTGATTTATTAAAGAAGTTTAAGAAATTGGGACAAGGATGGGATCAGTCTATGCAAGAGTAAATGGAGTTTAACCCATGTTTCTACGATATATAGTGATAAATGGAGACAATAGAAAATGTTCgaggtgatttttttttgagCATGAATTGCAACAACAAATCCTTGTGGGCTACACAAGACTCAAATTTCCttcaaataaaaagaagggaaattttcacatacctcccctgaggtatcacgTAATTACTAAACTAACAGAATTggggcatgtgttaacttttaaAAACCTCAGGGGGCACGCAAAATTTCCCAAAACTTTAACAATGCACTTATGTTTGTTGCTTATTTTTCTTAAAGAGTTATTAGGATAATATTTTACTcggaaaatgaaattaaaagttaaaaaaagaCTAAAATTACAATTACCAATGAGCATTAGATATATAGAATAAAAACAGTAAATTGATCGTTAATTAATTACTTGACTACGACTTTTAGTTGAGTGGGagagggaagtgaattattccatttccttagTTGCTACCTTGGTAGAAGGAATATTCTTACTACAAGTGTggcagaaaaaaaatttcccagGTTGAACATACTCTctgctagggctgcaacaaggttgGATTAGACCAAGATTTTTAAAACCTCAACCCACCCTTCGAGAATGTTTTCGAACTCTATGATAATGGCTGAACCCTTCTCACAGTGTAGGAATATTTTCTCCCCAAATATGGATAACAACTGTACGCAAAACACAATAAAGAATAGGAGAAGGATGGTATCTAATTACCTATTGGCTTTGGCGCATAAAATGGTGGAGGCAGGTTTGGAgtctctaaaaaaaaatattttttttgatggTTTCATTTTGGAGTTCGGTTTAGGGTTAAGGGTTTGTCAAGCCACCATCGTCGAGAAATCTCCTGCGTCACACCAATCACATCAAAAGGTTTCATTTAGTAGGGAGTTTACATGGTGTTTGAGGATAAGAATGGCTCTAATATAAGTGGGTTCAGCATTAGACATATGTCCTTAGGGGTGTTAATCCGCTGGGCTCGTAAATTTCCGTAGGGCCTAATCAGtcggatttttatcctctacGGTTCTGACACCCTACAATTCCCTTATCCGATGTAAAACACGTGTCCTGTGAGATCCAACGGTTaattttgaaataatttttCTGCTTCCCACAAAAgtcattactctctctctctctctctctctcactgcaACCGAAAACGATGAACTTCCATCGGATTCTCACTCTTCACTCCTCCGGCAGAAGAGGAAACTCCAACATTGGCGTGTTAACTGCGCCTGCAACCTCTGACGAAGGCTTGGTAACTTCTTCTGCAGCCTCCGGCGAAGTGCGAGTGGAAGACGTCTGCAACTGCTCTCTCCCGGCGAAACCCTGTTGCCCTAACTCCAAAAAGAAAGCCTGCAGATTTTGGGGAATCTCTCACACCAGTAATCTCCGGCGAAGGAGAACGGTTCTTCAacgatttttattttaataatttttaatgaaatttgTAATATCCTAACAGTTTGGAACAATAATCACCCCATGAATCGATTTCTCAATTAGTATGATGGAAAGTCTACCATTTGCTTAATTacaagagaaaggagagagggatTCACTAGAGTGAATTgaacaacaataaataaaagcCTCTGTATTTTCTTATAAGCATATCTGCAGCAATATCAACAACAGAATATTTAATACGATTAAATCATTACAAGAGTGAGTACCTACAAGAAGAGTACAGATAGATTAAAGTGTCATAATACATGCTTATAGATCAAAGAGAACCACAAGGAGGTTCAAAAGTGAAAGATAATTAGTTTACATTGATTTTCTTGGAGTTTAGAAAATCGATTTAAAACAGAGGGTCCCTGAATCGTGGTTTAAGTGTTACAACGTTTCTGATTTAGAAACTGGGTCAAAATTTATGAGGTATATTGGAGATGACAAGAAGATGTAGAGAGAACTAAGGTATTGATAAGAAACTGCTTTTGAGCTAACGCAATGATTGTGAATTTGGTGTCATGTAGGGGAATCATTGTCCctgttattttgggttttaggattTTTTGTGTATGGTTTTGGACAAATGTTTTCTGGGTCTAGAGAGAAAGATATGAACAGGGAATGGTATAAAAATGAGCAGATCAAAGGTCAAAATCGAACCTCAGAGTGGGCTAAAAATCTGTTGCAAGGGCATGAGAGAGCCTTCACGTGCGAGAGAATCGAGGTTGCCGGAGGTTGCAGAACCCTTTGCCTTCGCCGAAGATCACTGGTGTGAGAGAGGAACCAATGCCCGAGCTTTCTCTCTGCCGGATTCGCACTTCGTCGTCTTCCACTAGCACTTTGCCGCCTTCGTCGGAGGTTGCAGGCGCAGTTAATACGCCAACGCTGAAGTTTCCTCTTCTGGTGGAGGAGTGAAGAGTAAGAATCCGATGGAAGTTCTTTGTTTTCGGTtggaatgaagagagagagagagagagagagagttagtgaGTTTTTTGGGAAGTGGAATAATCAGGTTAATTGGGTTTTAAATGAATTAATTGATTAATCATGCTATAAATGGTTCTTAAACGGAATCATAAACGGACTATAAATGGTTCTTAGAGGTGGTGAAAAGCGGGAAATTTGAGAAGATAAAGATCTTGGAATTAGCAACAGTCAAGAATAATAAATAaggtttttattattattattgtgtataaGAATAAATTAAGGTATCATATACATTACAAATAGATGGAGAGAACAATTTGGATCTTTTATTATCGAATTGTCTCACAAGACCCTACTGCTAAGacacaagaaaacaataaatgaTCACCTTATCTCCACTTGGACAAAGCGCTCAACCAAGGGTAAGGAGCACGATAGTAGAGGATCAGGTccggagaagaagggagaaagtgATTTAAAAGAATGGGTAAGAACTAAAGAGATTTACGTATACATAAACATTAAAAAGAGATGGGTGGGGAGAAAAGGAGGGGGAAGTGATTTATAAAGAATGGATATGACCTAAAGAGATTTGGGTCTACAGTGGAAGTTGTGTCTCATACGCTCACGTCAAATAAGAAAACGAAGTATGTCCCACTGTTTCGGTGGTTGGGCTCAGGTTCACGTGGTACACACGTGAAAGTCCACAAGGTGCTGATTCGGACAAACTGACAAAGATTGCCTTGCCACGGACTCGTTGCTGCCGGCCAGTTGCCTCAtctatatagatatatatatatatatatatatatatatatataaaaaagccACCACTTCCCTGACCGGACCACTTTCCCCACTTCTCATCGTCTTTCTATCCTCGTTTGTGCTTCTCTATCCCTTTGCTCTCTCGCTTGCTGCTTGCAGCTCAAAGTCTCTATTTCAACAATGGCTACCGCCATTTCTTTGTCGACGCCAGTTGGTACTGCCGCTTGCGAGAAGCACGCGAAGGATCTTAACTTCATTGAAGATATGACCAAGAATGCCAAAGACATCCAAGACAAGGTTTTTGTTGACATCCTCACCCTAAATGCCGAGACTCAGTATCTCCGCCGACACCACCTTAATGGCTCCACCGATCGAGAGACATTCAAATCGAAGATACCAGTCATCACCTACGAGGATCTTCAGCCTGATATTCAACGCATTGCCAATGGTGATCGTTCCCCCATCCTCTCGGTTTACCCCATCTCTGAATTCCTCACTAGGTCTCCTCCTCCTGCTTAATTAATGCTTATCTACCAAATCCGTTTGTCATTTATTTAAttacccttctttctctctctctcatcttttattttaaatttggcGGCAGAGTTTCGGATGTGTAATTAGTTATTTCTAAACTAAAAATTGCAGCTCTGGAACTTCATCCGGTGAGAGAAAGCTCATGCCAATGACTCAAGTAGAGCTGGATCGCCGTATATTTCTTCATAACCTTCTCATACCTGTCATAAGCATGTGAGTACTATTTCTATTTGCTTCCCTTCAAGCGAGTTTCATGGGTTTTGAATTGATGCATCAAACTATTTCCTTATTgtcttctctgtctctcttggGATTTCCTGCAGTTACGTTCCAAGCCTTGACAAGGGAAAGGGGCTCTACTTCTTGTTCGTCAAAGCCGAAACGAAGACGCCTGGTGGGATATCAGCACGAACAGCCCTCACAAGCTACTACAAGAGTGACCGTTTCAAGATGAGGCCATACGACCCTTATGACGTACACACCAGCCCCAACGAAGCCATCCTATGCTCCGATACTTCCCAGAGCATGTACACACACATGCTATGTGGCCTCTACCAACGAAACGAAGTCCTCCGAATTGGCGCCATGTTTGCCACTGGCCTACTCAGGGCGATCCGATTCCTCCAACTCAACTGGCAACAACTCGCACATGACATTGCCACCGGGACTTTGAATCCCAAAATCACC
This window harbors:
- the LOC122661049 gene encoding probable indole-3-acetic acid-amido synthetase GH3.1 isoform X5, which translates into the protein MPMTQEELDRRRVLHNLLIPVINLYFPGLDKGKGLYFLFVKADTKTPGGILARPVLTSYYKSDHFKLRPYDPYNVYTSPNEAILCSDIFQSTYTQMLCGLCQRNEVLRVGALFASGLLRVIRFLQLKWQQLAHDIATGTLNPKITDPSIREYMLQVLKPNPDLARFITDECSGTNWEGIIRRIWPNTKYLEVIVTGSMAQYIPTLDYYSGGLPLVSTIYGSSECYFGINLKPMCKPSEVSYTILPIFAYFEFLPQEPTSSTLSGGIDSSPQLVDLVDVEVGKEYEVVVTTYGGLYRYRVGDILRVTGFHNSAPQFQFVKRKNVLLSIDTDKTDEADLQKAVENASELLQEYKTSVVDYTSYADTKSIPGHYVIYWELLVKDPENTPSDEVMKQCCLAMEESLNSVYRQGRVEENSIGALEIRVVKSGIFEELMDFAISRGAAINQYKVPRCVNFTPIMELLDSKVLSSHFSPACPHWTPE